In Providencia zhijiangensis, a single window of DNA contains:
- a CDS encoding pirin family protein, whose amino-acid sequence MIYLRQANERGHANHGWLDSWHTFSFANYYDEKFMGFSALRVINEDYIAAGQGFGTHPHKDMEILTYVLDGAVEHKDSMGNMEQIPAGEFQIMSAGTGVRHSEYNPSNEKELRLYQIWIIPDKNGIEPRYEQKRFDSTSGKQLVLSPDARDGSLKVHQDMTLWRWALPANEQSTYDIAEKRVVWIQVVKGNIEVNGQKATASDGLAIWQENQLTIKTDEDSEILVFDLPAAE is encoded by the coding sequence ATGATCTATTTACGCCAAGCAAATGAACGCGGACACGCAAACCACGGTTGGCTGGACAGTTGGCACACTTTCTCGTTCGCTAACTATTATGATGAGAAATTTATGGGTTTCTCAGCGTTAAGAGTCATCAATGAAGACTACATCGCTGCGGGACAAGGGTTTGGTACTCACCCTCATAAAGACATGGAAATATTGACCTACGTGCTGGATGGTGCCGTTGAGCACAAAGATAGCATGGGCAATATGGAACAGATCCCTGCGGGTGAATTCCAAATTATGAGCGCGGGAACCGGTGTTCGTCACTCTGAATACAACCCAAGCAATGAAAAAGAGCTGCGTTTATACCAAATTTGGATCATTCCAGATAAAAATGGCATCGAACCACGTTACGAGCAAAAACGCTTTGATTCGACAAGTGGTAAGCAATTGGTGTTATCGCCAGATGCACGCGATGGCTCGCTGAAAGTTCACCAAGACATGACCTTATGGCGCTGGGCATTGCCAGCTAATGAGCAAAGCACCTACGACATCGCAGAGAAACGCGTTGTTTGGATCCAAGTCGTTAAAGGCAATATTGAAGTTAACGGGCAGAAAGCGACGGCTAGCGATGGCTTAGCCATTTGGCAAGAAAATCAGTTAACCATTAAAACTGATGAAGACAGTGAAATTTTAGTTTTTGACTTGCCTGCTGCGGAATAA